The Streptomyces sp. NBC_01268 genome window below encodes:
- a CDS encoding nucleobase:cation symporter-2 family protein yields MLTSGLQHVAAMYAGVVAPPLIVGAAVGLSGTELTFLTGASLFTAGLATFLQTLGVWKIGARLPFVNGVTFAGVAPMLAIADTTKDKADALPVIFGAIIVAGLLGFLAAPFFSRLVRFFPPVVTGSVITLIGVSLLPVAFGWAQGPNPQADDYGSTTFLSLAGVTLVIVLLLRRFTRGFLKQVAVLVGLVVGTLIAIPFGVTDFTPVTEADIVGFPSPFHFGAPQFAVAAIISMCVVMLVSMTESTADMLALGEIVERPADEKTIAAGLRADTLGSALSPLFNGFMCSAFAQNIGLVAMTRIRSRFVVACGGGFLVLMGLSPVAASLISVVPRPVLGGAGIVLFGSVAASGIQTLAKAGLEKDNNVLIVAVSLAVGIIPITKPEFYHAFPETAKIILDSGISTGCVAAVLLNLVFNHLGKRRDDDTVTAPMEPGDEISETRTAKAAHVH; encoded by the coding sequence ATGCTCACCAGCGGCCTCCAGCACGTGGCCGCCATGTACGCGGGGGTCGTCGCCCCGCCGCTGATCGTCGGAGCGGCCGTGGGCCTCTCCGGAACCGAACTCACGTTCCTCACCGGAGCGAGTCTCTTCACCGCCGGACTCGCCACCTTCCTGCAGACCCTCGGCGTCTGGAAGATCGGCGCCCGGCTGCCGTTCGTCAACGGCGTCACCTTCGCCGGCGTCGCCCCGATGCTCGCCATCGCCGACACCACGAAGGACAAGGCCGACGCCCTGCCGGTGATCTTCGGCGCGATCATCGTCGCCGGACTCCTCGGCTTCCTCGCCGCCCCCTTCTTCTCCCGGCTCGTGCGGTTCTTCCCGCCGGTCGTCACCGGCTCCGTGATCACCCTCATCGGGGTCTCCCTCCTCCCGGTCGCCTTCGGCTGGGCCCAGGGGCCCAACCCCCAGGCGGACGACTACGGTTCGACCACCTTCCTGTCCCTCGCGGGCGTCACCCTCGTGATCGTGCTGCTGCTGCGGCGCTTCACCCGCGGCTTCCTCAAGCAGGTCGCCGTCCTCGTCGGCCTCGTCGTCGGCACGCTCATCGCGATACCGTTCGGCGTCACCGACTTCACACCGGTGACGGAGGCGGACATCGTCGGCTTCCCGAGCCCGTTCCACTTCGGCGCACCCCAGTTCGCGGTCGCCGCGATCATCTCCATGTGCGTGGTCATGCTGGTCTCCATGACCGAGTCGACCGCCGACATGCTGGCGCTCGGCGAGATCGTCGAGCGGCCGGCCGACGAGAAGACGATCGCGGCCGGACTGCGCGCCGACACCCTCGGCTCCGCGCTCAGCCCGCTCTTCAACGGCTTCATGTGCAGCGCCTTCGCCCAGAACATCGGCCTGGTCGCCATGACCCGGATCCGCAGCCGCTTCGTGGTCGCCTGCGGCGGCGGCTTCCTGGTCCTCATGGGCCTGTCGCCGGTGGCCGCCTCGCTGATATCGGTCGTGCCCCGGCCGGTCCTCGGCGGCGCGGGCATCGTCCTCTTCGGCTCGGTCGCCGCGAGCGGCATCCAGACCCTGGCCAAGGCCGGCCTGGAGAAGGACAACAACGTGCTGATCGTCGCCGTCTCGCTCGCCGTCGGCATCATCCCGATCACGAAGCCGGAGTTCTACCACGCCTTCCCGGAGACCGCGAAGATCATCCTGGACTCCGGCATCTCCACCGGCTGTGTCGCGGCCGTCCTGCTCAACCTGGTCTTCAACCACCTGGGCAAGCGCCGTGACGACGACACCGTGACCGCGCCGATGGAGCCCGGCGACGAGATCTCCGAGACCAGAACGGCCAAGGCGGCGCACGTCCACTGA
- a CDS encoding aspartate/glutamate racemase family protein, giving the protein MVLVNPNTSTATTRMMASLARRALAGTGLPVRGVTAAHGPTMLTDPATLRAAVPHTVAAARAALAEGGAAALIVGAFGDPGVAELRAAVGEALPVVGIGEAALAEAAADGRRFGVATTTPLLADAITGHVERLGLGPGYTGTRCTAGDPRRLTAHPEALLTALEDAVRTCVLRDGAEAVVIGGGPLGDAAAALRTRLPVPVIAPIPAACTRVARLLAAAGA; this is encoded by the coding sequence GTGGTGCTGGTCAACCCCAACACCTCCACGGCGACCACCCGGATGATGGCCTCCCTCGCCCGCCGCGCCCTCGCGGGCACCGGTCTGCCGGTCCGGGGCGTGACCGCCGCGCACGGCCCGACGATGCTGACCGACCCGGCCACCCTGCGCGCCGCGGTCCCGCACACCGTGGCCGCCGCGCGCGCCGCCCTGGCCGAGGGCGGCGCCGCGGCCCTGATCGTGGGCGCGTTCGGCGATCCGGGCGTGGCCGAGCTGCGGGCGGCCGTCGGGGAGGCCCTCCCCGTCGTCGGCATCGGAGAGGCCGCCCTCGCCGAAGCCGCGGCCGACGGGCGCCGCTTCGGCGTCGCCACGACCACCCCGCTCCTCGCGGACGCGATCACCGGCCACGTCGAGCGGCTCGGCCTCGGCCCGGGATACACCGGCACCCGATGCACCGCCGGCGACCCCCGGCGCCTCACCGCCCACCCCGAAGCGCTGCTCACCGCCCTGGAGGACGCCGTCCGCACCTGCGTCCTGCGGGACGGCGCGGAGGCGGTCGTCATCGGCGGTGGCCCACTGGGCGACGCCGCCGCCGCCCTGCGCACCCGCCTGCCCGTCCCCGTCATCGCCCCGATCCCGGCGGCCTGTACCCGGGTCGCCCGGCTCCTGGCCGCCGCCGGGGCCTGA